ATTGCCCCGACAAAGACTTTCAACTTGGCGGGTCTCCATACATCGGCGGTGTATGTGCCGAATCCTGTTCTACGACGAAAAGTGAGGCATGCGCTCTATACGGATAAAATCGCCGCGCCCAATTCCTTTGCGACGGTGGCCACCGAGGCAGCCTTTAACCGCGGCGGAGAATGGCTTGAAAGCCTGCGCGAATACCTCTGGGAAAACCGGAAACTGGTTGAAGACTTTTTAGCGAAGGAACTCCCGGAAATCAAGGCCGTCAAGGGAGACGCCACTTACCTCGTGTGGCTCGACATTTCGGCCCTGCGCGAGTCGGGAAGGAATGTTGCCGCCTATTTAAGGCGCAAAACGGGACTATTCCTTATCGGGGGTGACGCCTACGGTACCGGTGGAGAACATTTCTTGCGGATGAATGTTGCATGCCCTAAAAGTGTGTGCCTAGAAGGGCTCAACCGGCTTAAACAAGGAATTACAGCGTTACTACAAGCGTGATTTTTACGCATCAGTGATGATGCGAATGGTCGTGCATGGAATGGTCTTGCTGCAAAAAATCCTGCTGAATATCGCCGTGTGAATGATGGTGAGAATGATTCATCTCGACGGATTGCTTTGCCGGCTGGTAGCCTGCTATGGACGGATCCACCATGCCAAAAATCATAGCAATGTGAGAAAGAACCAAGAATGCGGCCAGCAAAGAAATGCGGATGATGTGCCTTTTCTTCGGCTCCGAACGCTTAAAGAGCAACTTCAAGTTGAGCAGCGCCAGCAGAATCATCGGGATGCCCGCCAGCAGATACGAGAAGATGGCGACCGCATCGACCCATGTCCTGAATTCCCCATTGGACGCAAGCGGCAGGACTACAGCAGGGACGAGGTAAAGGATGATGCCGATAAATGCAATGCCTGCGAGAACGCCGCACATGCGGTTCACCTTTTTTGTCAATTCGGCCCTTTGCGAGAGGAGCGGAATCAACAGTTCCGTAATCGCGATGGTTTCTGCCAAGACGACAGGAATTGCCATGAACAGAATCAAGTTCCACGGCGAATTCTGCATCAACAAATCCATATAATGGGTGGAAGACATTATGCGCTCCTTGGTTTGTTTTTTCCTATATTTTTAGTAGGAAAGTAGCAAACGGCGAC
Above is a genomic segment from uncultured Fibrobacter sp. containing:
- a CDS encoding DUF6803 family protein; the encoded protein is MSSTHYMDLLMQNSPWNLILFMAIPVVLAETIAITELLIPLLSQRAELTKKVNRMCGVLAGIAFIGIILYLVPAVVLPLASNGEFRTWVDAVAIFSYLLAGIPMILLALLNLKLLFKRSEPKKRHIIRISLLAAFLVLSHIAMIFGMVDPSIAGYQPAKQSVEMNHSHHHSHGDIQQDFLQQDHSMHDHSHHH